The following are encoded in a window of Flavobacterium psychrotrophum genomic DNA:
- a CDS encoding ATP-dependent helicase has translation MDILEHISKLNEAQQAPTLQKEGPMIVIAGAGSGKTRVLTMRIAYLMSQGVDAFNILSLTFTNKAAREMKHRIAQIVGNSEAKNLWMGTFHSIFAKILRFEADKLGFPSNFSIYDSQDSQRLISSIIKEMQLDRDVYKPKQVLGRISSYKNSLITVKAYYNNPELQEADAMSKKPRLGEIYEAYVDRCFKAGAMDFDDLLLRTNELLNRFPDVLSKYQNRFRYIMVDEYQDTNHSQYLIVRALSDKFQNICVVGDDAQSIYAFRGANINNILNFQKDYDGVKMFRLEQNYRSTRNIVEAANSIIDKNKVKLDKVVWTANDDGPPIKVHRSLTDGEEGRFVAGTIFEQKMQNQLKNGQFAILYRTNAQSRAMEDALRKRDIPYRIYGGLSFYQRKEIKDVLAYLRLVINPKDEEALNRVINFPVRGIGNSTMEKLTVAANHYGRSVFEVMENIDRIDLKFNSGTKGKLTDFVMMIKSFQVMNETQDAFALSEHITKKTGLIQELKKDATPEGIARIENIEELLNGIRDFIEGQVEVDGARGALSEFLEDVALATDLDKDTGDDDRVALMTIHLAKGLEFPHVFIVGMEEDLFPSAMSQNTRSELEEERRLFYVALTRAEHQAYLTYAQSRYRWGKLVDSDPSRFIEEITDKFIEYLTPPETNYRYKPMVNADIFGDVDKSKLRQVKPTAGTPPKWVTDNDPKPDSGIRRLKPMATNSTSSNSSGPAMPDSKLAAGNIVMHERFGKGKILNLEGVGADRKAEIHFEVGGIKKLLLRFAKLDVIG, from the coding sequence ATGGATATTTTAGAACATATAAGTAAGTTAAACGAAGCCCAGCAGGCGCCAACCCTGCAAAAAGAAGGGCCAATGATAGTGATAGCCGGCGCAGGGTCTGGTAAAACACGTGTGCTTACCATGCGTATTGCCTACCTTATGAGCCAGGGTGTAGATGCTTTTAACATACTCTCGCTTACGTTTACCAATAAGGCTGCGCGCGAAATGAAACATCGTATTGCCCAGATTGTAGGTAACAGCGAAGCAAAAAACCTGTGGATGGGTACATTTCACTCCATATTTGCTAAAATACTACGCTTTGAGGCCGATAAACTTGGCTTTCCTTCTAACTTTAGTATTTATGACTCCCAGGATAGCCAGCGACTTATATCTTCTATAATTAAGGAAATGCAGCTGGACAGGGATGTATATAAGCCAAAACAGGTTTTAGGCAGAATATCGTCTTACAAAAACAGTCTTATTACGGTAAAGGCATATTATAACAACCCTGAACTTCAGGAAGCCGATGCCATGAGTAAAAAGCCACGCCTTGGCGAAATTTATGAGGCATATGTAGACCGTTGCTTTAAAGCAGGTGCTATGGATTTTGATGACCTTTTATTGCGTACTAACGAATTGCTGAACCGCTTTCCTGATGTACTTTCTAAATATCAGAACCGTTTTCGCTACATCATGGTAGATGAGTACCAGGATACTAACCACAGCCAGTACCTTATTGTAAGGGCACTGTCTGATAAGTTCCAGAACATTTGTGTGGTGGGCGATGATGCCCAGAGTATCTACGCATTTCGTGGGGCGAATATTAATAACATCCTGAATTTCCAGAAAGATTATGATGGTGTAAAGATGTTCCGCCTGGAACAGAATTACCGTTCTACCCGAAATATAGTAGAAGCGGCAAACTCCATTATTGACAAGAATAAGGTAAAGCTTGATAAAGTGGTGTGGACGGCTAATGATGACGGCCCGCCAATAAAAGTACACCGCAGCCTTACCGATGGCGAAGAAGGACGTTTTGTAGCAGGTACCATTTTTGAACAAAAGATGCAGAACCAGCTTAAGAACGGGCAGTTTGCCATACTATACCGTACCAATGCCCAGAGCCGTGCTATGGAAGATGCCCTGCGCAAACGCGATATACCGTACCGTATTTATGGCGGATTATCATTCTACCAGCGCAAAGAAATTAAAGATGTACTGGCTTACCTGCGCCTGGTTATAAACCCTAAAGATGAGGAAGCACTTAACCGTGTTATCAACTTTCCGGTTAGGGGTATAGGTAACAGTACCATGGAGAAGCTTACTGTGGCTGCAAACCACTACGGCCGATCGGTATTTGAAGTGATGGAAAACATCGACCGTATTGACCTGAAGTTTAACAGCGGTACTAAAGGCAAGCTGACCGATTTTGTAATGATGATAAAGAGTTTCCAGGTAATGAACGAAACCCAGGATGCTTTTGCTCTTTCTGAACATATTACAAAGAAAACGGGCCTTATACAGGAACTTAAAAAAGATGCTACACCAGAGGGTATAGCCCGTATAGAGAATATTGAAGAATTATTAAATGGTATTCGCGACTTTATAGAAGGTCAGGTAGAGGTAGATGGCGCACGTGGCGCATTATCTGAGTTTCTGGAGGACGTAGCATTAGCTACAGATCTTGATAAAGATACCGGAGATGATGACCGTGTGGCGCTAATGACCATTCACTTGGCAAAAGGGCTTGAATTTCCGCATGTGTTTATTGTGGGTATGGAAGAAGATCTTTTTCCTAGTGCCATGAGCCAGAATACGCGTAGTGAGCTGGAAGAAGAACGACGCCTGTTCTATGTAGCGCTTACCCGTGCAGAGCATCAGGCATACCTTACCTATGCACAGTCGCGCTACCGTTGGGGCAAACTGGTAGACAGCGATCCATCTCGTTTTATTGAAGAAATAACCGATAAGTTTATAGAATACCTTACACCGCCAGAAACGAACTACCGCTATAAGCCAATGGTTAATGCTGATATTTTTGGCGATGTAGACAAATCAAAACTAAGGCAGGTAAAACCTACTGCCGGAACCCCGCCAAAATGGGTTACCGATAACGACCCTAAGCCCGATAGTGGCATCCGTCGCCTTAAGCCTATGGCTACAAACAGTACATCATCTAATAGTAGTGGCCCCGCAATGCCTGATAGTAAACTGGCTGCTGGCAATATTGTAATGCACGAGCGTTTTGGTAAGGGCAAAATACTTAACTTAGAAGGGGTAGGAGCCGACCGTAAAGCTGAAATTCATTTTGAGGTAGGCGGTATTAAAAAACTGCTATTGCGCTTTGCCAAGCTTGATGTTATAGGATAG
- a CDS encoding SIMPL domain-containing protein — translation MKKIFLTALVFTGVLATAQVQQNTPPQINVSGEGKVLVMPDLVDISVGVTNTGADAASVKKANDIAIDAVIKYLKAQKLDAKDYQTQRVSLNKNYDYDKKKYSFVASQTIIIHLKDITKYDTVMLGLTDAGVNTINGVTFKTSKEDQYESEARVKAIADARKKAEDYTKALGNKLGKALLVTDNSQTYYPVMHAAAMYKTENMVADARETLAPGEITITANVNIAYALE, via the coding sequence ATGAAAAAGATTTTCCTAACCGCATTAGTATTTACCGGCGTTCTTGCAACGGCACAGGTACAACAAAACACACCTCCGCAAATTAACGTTTCCGGTGAGGGCAAAGTATTAGTAATGCCAGATCTTGTAGACATTAGCGTAGGCGTAACAAACACCGGTGCAGATGCCGCAAGCGTTAAAAAAGCAAATGATATAGCTATAGATGCTGTAATTAAATACCTGAAAGCCCAAAAGCTTGATGCTAAAGATTACCAGACGCAGCGTGTAAGCCTTAACAAGAATTATGACTACGACAAAAAGAAATACAGTTTTGTGGCATCGCAAACCATCATTATCCACCTTAAGGACATTACCAAATATGACACTGTAATGCTTGGCCTTACCGATGCGGGAGTGAACACTATAAACGGTGTTACTTTTAAAACATCTAAAGAAGACCAGTATGAAAGCGAAGCCCGTGTTAAGGCAATAGCCGATGCGCGCAAAAAAGCTGAAGATTACACTAAGGCTTTAGGCAACAAGCTGGGCAAAGCATTATTGGTTACAGACAATTCTCAAACTTATTACCCTGTTATGCACGCCGCTGCTATGTACAAAACAGAAAATATGGTTGCTGATGCAAGAGAAACACTTGCACCCGGAGAAATAACCATTACTGCAAATGTAAACATTGCTTATGCCCTTGAATAA
- a CDS encoding DUF2809 domain-containing protein — protein sequence MKQINRFSLVYFIIVLSVIALGLFVRIKAALFPDIINLYLGDALYAVMMFYIYSTLLPLKKSASRAMLALLTCYCIELSQLCNAPYINAIRATLPGRLILGQGFLWSDILAYSIGVSVALGIDMFWRSRTKISG from the coding sequence ATGAAACAAATCAACCGCTTTAGTCTTGTCTATTTTATAATAGTGCTTTCAGTAATTGCCCTTGGCCTGTTTGTAAGGATAAAAGCAGCCTTGTTTCCTGATATCATTAATCTGTATTTAGGCGATGCACTTTATGCCGTAATGATGTTTTACATTTATAGTACGCTTTTACCCTTAAAAAAAAGTGCTTCACGTGCAATGTTAGCGTTACTTACCTGCTATTGCATAGAACTTTCACAACTTTGCAATGCCCCATATATCAACGCGATACGTGCAACGTTGCCGGGCAGGCTCATTTTGGGACAGGGATTTTTATGGAGTGATATCCTTGCTTATTCAATAGGGGTATCAGTAGCTTTAGGTATAGATATGTTTTGGCGTTCCCGCACAAAAATCAGTGGGTGA